One window from the genome of Rhodopseudomonas sp. P2A-2r encodes:
- a CDS encoding TIGR01459 family HAD-type hydrolase gives MTTLRFVAQLRDLVAGVDVVLSDIWGVVHNGLESFPEACEALHTFRAQGGTVILITNAPRPADSVQRQLRKLGVADDVYDAIVSSGDLTRNFVTSRLGQSMYWIGPDRDNSIHRGLDARFAPLEQADYIVCTGPFDDETETPEDYREMMQQALARKLTLVCANPDIIVERGDRLIYCAGAIAELYRELGGDVVFYGKPHRPIYDQAMALAKAKRGLDTPLDRVLAIGDSVRTDLTGAHAFGIDCLFITRGIHAGEFEGIERMEPAAVKELFGTPPKALMRELKW, from the coding sequence ATGACCACATTGCGTTTTGTCGCGCAGCTGCGCGACCTCGTCGCCGGCGTCGATGTCGTGCTCAGCGATATCTGGGGCGTCGTTCATAACGGCCTGGAGTCGTTCCCCGAGGCCTGCGAGGCGCTGCACACGTTTCGTGCGCAGGGCGGCACGGTGATCCTGATCACCAATGCGCCGCGTCCTGCGGATTCGGTGCAGCGGCAATTGCGGAAACTCGGCGTCGCCGACGATGTCTACGATGCCATCGTCTCGTCCGGCGACCTGACCCGCAATTTCGTCACCAGCCGGCTCGGCCAGTCGATGTACTGGATCGGCCCGGACCGCGACAATTCGATCCATCGCGGGCTCGATGCCAGGTTCGCGCCGCTGGAACAGGCCGACTACATCGTCTGCACCGGTCCGTTCGACGACGAGACCGAAACGCCGGAAGACTATCGCGAGATGATGCAGCAGGCCCTGGCGCGCAAGCTGACGCTGGTCTGCGCCAATCCCGACATCATCGTCGAGCGCGGCGACCGCCTCATCTATTGCGCCGGCGCCATTGCCGAACTGTATCGCGAACTCGGCGGCGACGTGGTGTTCTACGGCAAGCCGCACCGGCCGATCTACGACCAGGCCATGGCGCTGGCGAAGGCCAAACGTGGATTGGATACGCCGCTCGACCGGGTGCTGGCGATCGGCGATTCCGTGCGCACCGACCTGACCGGCGCCCACGCATTCGGCATCGACTGCCTGTTCATCACCCGCGGCATTCACGCCGGCGAGTTCGAAGGCATCGAGCGGATGGAGCCTGCGGCGGTGAAGGAGCTGTTCGGCACCCCGCCAAAGGCGCTGATGCGGGAATTGAAGTGGTAG
- a CDS encoding M16 family metallopeptidase, translated as MSPSSRLALRSFATLALLLTPIAGASAQTVTSERPTTFTLGNGMQVVVIPDHRTPVVTQMVWYKVGSADETAGKSGLAHFLEHLMFKGTAKHPAGEFSQTVQRVGGSENAFTSTDYTGYFQRVTKDQLGKMMEFEADRMSGLVLKDENVLPERDVVLEEYNMRVANSPDARLSEQIMAALYLNHPYGRPVIGWHSEIEKLDREDALAFYKRFYAPNNATLVIAGDVDATEVRPLAERTFGAVAPQPSIPAHRIRPQEPTPAGPRTVTLADPRVEQTSLRRSYLVPSATTAAKGESAALDVLAQLMGGGSNSYLYRALVIDKPLAVNAGAGYQGTALDSAQFMISASPKPGVEFADVEKAMDAVISGMAVNPAPSADLERVKTQLIAEAVYAQDNQATLARWYGAALTTGLTVDDIRAWPDRIRAVTAEQVRAAAEKWLDKKRSVTGYLVKDTTAPKREEKRS; from the coding sequence ATGTCACCATCATCCCGACTCGCCTTGCGATCCTTCGCCACGCTGGCACTGCTGCTGACCCCGATCGCCGGCGCGAGCGCCCAGACCGTGACTTCGGAGCGACCCACCACCTTCACCCTCGGCAACGGCATGCAGGTGGTGGTGATCCCCGATCATCGCACCCCGGTGGTGACGCAGATGGTCTGGTACAAGGTCGGCTCGGCCGACGAGACCGCCGGCAAGTCCGGCCTCGCGCATTTTCTCGAACACCTGATGTTCAAGGGCACCGCGAAACACCCGGCCGGCGAGTTCTCGCAGACGGTGCAGCGCGTCGGTGGCAGCGAGAACGCCTTCACCTCCACCGACTACACCGGCTACTTCCAGCGCGTCACCAAGGACCAGCTCGGCAAGATGATGGAGTTCGAGGCCGACCGCATGTCCGGCCTCGTGCTCAAGGACGAGAACGTGCTGCCGGAGCGCGACGTCGTGCTGGAAGAATACAACATGCGCGTCGCCAACAGCCCGGATGCGCGTCTGTCCGAGCAGATCATGGCCGCGCTCTATCTCAACCATCCCTACGGACGCCCGGTGATCGGCTGGCACTCGGAGATCGAGAAGCTCGACCGCGAGGACGCACTGGCCTTCTACAAGCGCTTCTACGCGCCCAACAACGCCACGCTGGTGATTGCCGGCGACGTCGACGCCACCGAGGTCCGCCCGCTGGCCGAGCGTACCTTCGGCGCGGTCGCGCCGCAGCCGTCGATCCCGGCGCATCGCATCCGTCCGCAGGAGCCGACACCTGCAGGTCCGCGCACCGTGACGCTGGCCGACCCGCGCGTCGAACAGACCAGCCTGCGGCGCTCCTACCTGGTGCCGTCGGCCACCACCGCGGCGAAGGGTGAAAGTGCGGCGCTCGACGTGCTGGCGCAGCTGATGGGTGGCGGCAGCAACTCCTACCTCTATCGTGCGCTGGTGATCGACAAGCCGCTCGCGGTCAACGCCGGCGCCGGCTATCAGGGCACGGCGCTGGACAGTGCGCAGTTCATGATCTCGGCATCGCCCAAGCCAGGCGTCGAATTCGCCGACGTGGAAAAGGCGATGGACGCGGTAATATCAGGCATGGCGGTGAACCCGGCGCCGTCGGCGGATCTGGAGCGCGTCAAAACGCAGCTGATTGCCGAGGCCGTCTATGCGCAGGACAACCAGGCGACGCTGGCGCGCTGGTACGGCGCGGCGCTGACCACCGGCCTCACCGTCGACGACATCCGCGCCTGGCCGGATCGCATCCGCGCCGTCACCGCCGAACAGGTGCGCGCCGCAGCCGAAAAATGGCTCGACAAGAAGCGCTCGGTTACCGGCTATCTGGTCAAGGACACCACCGCGCCGAAGCGCGAGGAGAAGCGGTCGTGA
- a CDS encoding response regulator, producing MAVDLSMTVLVVDDYNTMIRIIRNLLKQLGFEHIDDASDGSMALDKMRTKKYGLVISDWNMEPMTGYDLLKEVRADPNLSQTPFIMITAESKTENVIAAKKAGVNNYIVKPFNAATLKTKIEAVFPDTVPA from the coding sequence ATGGCGGTTGATTTGTCGATGACGGTGCTGGTGGTGGACGACTATAACACCATGATCCGCATCATTCGCAATCTTCTGAAGCAGCTGGGATTCGAACACATCGACGATGCCAGCGATGGCTCGATGGCGCTCGACAAGATGCGCACCAAGAAATACGGCTTGGTGATTTCCGACTGGAACATGGAGCCGATGACGGGCTACGACCTGCTCAAGGAAGTCCGCGCCGATCCCAACCTGTCGCAGACCCCGTTCATCATGATCACCGCGGAATCCAAGACCGAGAACGTGATCGCCGCCAAGAAGGCCGGCGTGAACAACTACATCGTCAAGCCGTTCAACGCGGCGACGCTGAAGACCAAGATCGAGGCCGTGTTCCCCGACACCGTGCCGGCGTAA
- a CDS encoding EAL domain-containing protein produces the protein MIRISTMFITICMVLVAASLGMVLYAGAGVSASQSAIIALTALTLLILYGAISTRLQDRSETSSQIGDLSRGTADLARQIAEFGRRLAAVEGKIAAVNATGQDRIQSVIGEINELGTLVQQLASSVANHEDMLATQPAVAVSAPTAYIPVAPPSPADKVAAVEQPPAAIVAEDTVSVIADKPATTATVPAAAPSDAQLMATVKAAVAENRIDIYLQPMVTLPQRKVRFYEAVTRLRDANDQIIVADDFIAAAESAGVMAQIDHTVMLRCMQVLRRLMVRNKDVGVFCNIASVTLSNAETFAQCIDFLEANRALASSFVLEFKHATFRNLGPVESEHLAALAQRGYRFSIDHVADLRIEPRELADRGVRFIKVPATLLLDPKQSSTADIHPADLSDLLGRFGIDLIAERIEGERAVIDLLDYDVRFGQGFLFAAPRPLRPEQPNGGGSAKPSTHAPQDTNGSAKPARTEIKPEIKSEPRIEPARSEPPRTTGNAALARRATGPN, from the coding sequence ATGATTCGCATCTCCACGATGTTCATCACCATCTGCATGGTGCTGGTCGCGGCCTCGCTTGGCATGGTGCTGTATGCCGGGGCCGGCGTCAGCGCGTCGCAGTCGGCGATCATCGCCCTGACGGCGCTGACCCTGCTGATTCTCTACGGCGCCATCTCGACCCGGCTGCAGGATCGCAGCGAAACCAGCAGCCAGATCGGCGACCTCTCGCGCGGCACCGCCGACCTGGCGCGCCAGATCGCGGAATTCGGTCGCCGTCTCGCCGCCGTCGAGGGCAAGATTGCCGCCGTCAACGCCACCGGTCAGGATCGCATCCAGTCTGTCATCGGCGAGATCAACGAGCTCGGCACGCTGGTCCAGCAACTCGCCAGTTCGGTGGCCAACCACGAGGACATGCTTGCGACCCAGCCGGCTGTCGCCGTCTCGGCGCCGACGGCCTACATTCCGGTGGCGCCGCCGAGCCCCGCCGACAAGGTCGCAGCCGTCGAGCAGCCTCCAGCCGCCATTGTCGCCGAAGACACCGTCAGCGTGATCGCCGACAAGCCGGCCACGACCGCGACGGTCCCGGCCGCGGCACCCAGCGATGCGCAGCTGATGGCGACGGTGAAGGCCGCAGTCGCGGAGAACCGCATCGACATCTATCTGCAGCCGATGGTGACGCTGCCGCAGCGCAAGGTGCGCTTCTACGAGGCGGTGACCCGGCTGCGCGACGCAAACGACCAGATCATCGTCGCCGACGATTTCATCGCCGCGGCGGAATCCGCCGGGGTCATGGCGCAGATCGATCACACCGTGATGCTTCGCTGCATGCAGGTGCTGCGCCGGCTGATGGTCCGCAACAAGGACGTCGGCGTGTTCTGCAACATCGCCTCGGTGACGCTGTCCAACGCCGAGACCTTCGCGCAATGCATCGATTTCCTCGAGGCCAACCGTGCGCTGGCCTCGTCCTTCGTGCTTGAATTCAAGCACGCCACCTTCCGCAACCTCGGCCCGGTGGAGAGCGAGCATCTGGCAGCCCTTGCGCAGCGCGGCTACCGTTTCTCCATCGACCATGTCGCCGATCTCCGGATCGAGCCGCGCGAACTGGCCGATCGCGGCGTGCGCTTTATCAAGGTACCGGCAACCCTGCTGCTCGACCCGAAGCAGAGTTCTACGGCGGACATCCATCCGGCCGACCTGTCCGACCTGCTCGGCCGCTTCGGCATCGATCTGATCGCCGAGCGTATCGAGGGCGAGCGCGCGGTCATCGATCTGCTCGACTATGACGTCCGCTTCGGGCAAGGGTTTCTGTTCGCGGCGCCCCGTCCGCTGCGGCCGGAGCAGCCGAATGGCGGCGGCTCCGCGAAGCCGTCCACCCACGCGCCACAGGATACCAATGGTTCAGCCAAGCCTGCCAGAACTGAGATCAAGCCTGAGATCAAGTCAGAACCCAGAATCGAGCCGGCCCGGTCCGAGCCGCCGCGCACCACCGGCAATGCTGCACTGGCGCGCCGCGCCACGGGCCCGAACTGA
- a CDS encoding sugar O-acetyltransferase — MSRTEKQKMLAGELYRPGSPELSADEKANKAWLAAYNAVLDRPVKERLALLKAHFGAVGNDCVIRPPFFCDYGYNIRLGDGVFLNFNCVILDVVTVSIGDRTQIGPAVQIYAADHPRDAKTRAEGLEFGRPVSIGADVWIGGGAIIVPGVTIGDGAVIGAGSVVTRDVAPGAIVGGNPAKVLKQTQPSS, encoded by the coding sequence ATGAGCAGGACCGAGAAACAGAAAATGCTGGCCGGCGAGCTGTATCGTCCCGGCTCGCCCGAGCTGAGCGCCGACGAGAAGGCCAACAAGGCCTGGCTGGCCGCCTACAACGCCGTGCTCGACCGGCCGGTCAAGGAGCGGCTGGCGCTGCTGAAGGCGCATTTCGGAGCGGTCGGCAATGACTGCGTGATCCGCCCGCCGTTCTTTTGCGATTACGGCTACAATATCCGCCTCGGCGACGGGGTGTTCCTGAACTTCAATTGCGTGATCCTGGACGTCGTCACGGTGTCCATCGGCGACCGCACCCAGATCGGGCCGGCGGTGCAGATCTATGCCGCCGACCACCCGCGCGACGCCAAAACCCGGGCCGAGGGCCTCGAATTCGGCCGCCCGGTCAGCATCGGCGCCGATGTCTGGATCGGCGGCGGCGCCATTATCGTCCCCGGCGTGACCATCGGCGATGGCGCGGTGATCGGCGCCGGCAGCGTGGTGACAAGGGATGTCGCCCCGGGGGCGATTGTCGGCGGCAATCCGGCCAAGGTTTTGAAACAAACTCAACCGTCATCCTGA
- the lspA gene encoding signal peptidase II → MLRSGILAAVAALILDQASKLWLLFVFDLGRRGAVTVTPFLDLVLAWNTGISYGWFAESGATGQTVLVAVKAVAIVVLAIWMAKSTTRLATVALGLIIGGAIGNGIDRFAWGAVVDFALLHVQISGKTWNWYVFNLADCAIVAGVAALLYDSFFGTPAAKAP, encoded by the coding sequence CTGCTCCGCTCCGGCATCCTCGCCGCGGTCGCTGCCCTGATCCTCGACCAAGCCTCGAAACTCTGGCTGCTGTTCGTGTTCGACCTCGGCCGCCGCGGCGCGGTGACGGTGACGCCGTTCCTGGACCTAGTGCTGGCCTGGAATACCGGCATCAGCTACGGCTGGTTCGCCGAATCCGGCGCCACCGGCCAGACCGTGCTGGTGGCGGTCAAGGCGGTGGCGATCGTGGTGCTGGCGATCTGGATGGCGAAATCGACCACCCGGCTGGCCACCGTGGCGCTGGGGCTGATCATCGGCGGCGCCATCGGCAACGGCATCGACCGCTTCGCCTGGGGCGCGGTGGTCGACTTCGCCCTGCTGCACGTCCAGATCTCGGGAAAAACCTGGAACTGGTACGTGTTTAACCTTGCCGACTGCGCCATCGTTGCCGGGGTTGCGGCCCTGCTGTATGACTCGTTCTTCGGGACACCCGCCGCAAAAGCGCCCTGA
- a CDS encoding bifunctional riboflavin kinase/FAD synthetase produces MTSSFCVIRDTTPAAAIPRGCVVAMGNFDGVHLGHRAVIQAALEMSKLHKTTALAVTFEPHPRSYFSPNTPQFRLTDETTKLRLLAGTGLAGAVVMTFDKGRAGTTAQDFIHHDLIGRLGIGGIAVGYDFHFGKGRVGSPALLVAEAPRLGIEVDVQPHIDIDERPVSSTAIRMALAEGELAEATRMLDGPWFVTGEVIHGKKLGRDLGYPTANIRLPASCGLKHGIYAVRVGRGSERFDGVASFGRRPTFDNGAPLLEVFLFDFAGDLYGTTLDVAFIAFIRDELKFDGIEPLIRQMNDDSAKARAALAAAPDAFPKLGVVG; encoded by the coding sequence ATGACATCAAGCTTTTGCGTCATCCGCGACACCACGCCAGCCGCCGCCATCCCCCGGGGATGCGTGGTGGCGATGGGAAATTTCGACGGCGTCCATCTTGGCCATCGCGCGGTCATCCAGGCCGCGCTGGAAATGTCGAAGCTGCATAAGACAACGGCGCTGGCGGTGACCTTCGAGCCGCATCCGCGCAGCTATTTCAGCCCCAACACGCCGCAATTCCGGCTGACCGACGAGACCACCAAGCTGCGGCTGCTGGCGGGCACCGGCCTCGCCGGGGCGGTGGTAATGACCTTCGACAAGGGCCGTGCCGGCACCACCGCGCAAGACTTCATTCACCATGACCTGATCGGCCGGCTCGGCATCGGCGGCATCGCGGTGGGCTACGACTTCCATTTCGGCAAGGGCCGGGTCGGTTCCCCCGCCTTGCTGGTTGCCGAGGCGCCGCGGCTGGGCATCGAGGTCGACGTGCAGCCGCATATCGACATTGACGAGCGCCCGGTGTCGTCCACCGCCATCCGCATGGCGCTGGCCGAGGGTGAGCTCGCCGAGGCCACCCGGATGCTCGACGGGCCCTGGTTCGTCACCGGCGAGGTGATCCACGGCAAGAAACTCGGCCGTGATCTCGGCTATCCCACCGCCAATATCCGCCTGCCCGCCAGTTGCGGCCTGAAGCACGGCATCTATGCGGTGCGGGTCGGCCGCGGCTCCGAGCGCTTCGACGGCGTCGCCAGCTTCGGCCGCCGTCCCACCTTCGACAACGGCGCACCGCTGCTGGAGGTCTTCCTGTTCGATTTTGCCGGCGACCTCTACGGCACCACGCTGGATGTGGCCTTCATCGCCTTCATCCGCGACGAGCTGAAATTCGACGGCATCGAGCCGCTGATCCGCCAGATGAACGACGACAGCGCAAAAGCCCGCGCCGCACTGGCAGCGGCCCCGGATGCATTTCCGAAGCTGGGAGTGGTGGGATGA